A genomic segment from Bufo bufo chromosome 8, aBufBuf1.1, whole genome shotgun sequence encodes:
- the LOC121009311 gene encoding E3 SUMO-protein ligase ZBED1-like, giving the protein MASSLGTTIRRKREKVSSLEMTSSSLSTDHCKPKLWNYYTKLGDTCVECKVCRKQLSSQNSTAAMREHLVKRHSLRSIGIPQTKEQPELDYHEQEGAAKRLRQAVPINGFCPSVSESQPQVIADLILEMIYRDLHPLSVVEDKGFGLLLGYLEPNVDPPSSTQLADMLWHKYTIVKQQVKCCLQSALSVVLSIESWDDHSKKSCLSITANVIDSEWRLCRYLLETQHVLPTKTDDNLTERLYLVLTEFGLSSNLVLCVVYDRSVSLTAHAQSLKDTYGWASLCCTSHVLQLCVQAGLEVQEVKEVLGAARGLVSYFQEDFKASCYLNAKLEAMNKPRLVMDTERYWISTLEMCQSLLDLKWAILSVLEERGAKNLSGQHWKLLQDLVPMLKTIWIAAAFLQEEQNASISCLMPCVHGIFTTIGQTSEGGSSVIKAVACEIRSEICRHWDMMDEGKLITNPSAVASFLDPRFKELRFLKPWARGELHTVVRNMLSQMCEPCAPHRSWIPSSCAIESGMETLPLPVQKDKGPIVGSEKVYDLLLGRDPTENMPDAHQQLENYIVEPVCKRTTDPLAWWNSKHHRFPTLARLARQYLVIPATAVKPDHAFSTVFDPLEKRRAALEAKYMDQILFLHQNKDLVEWSMKPNV; this is encoded by the coding sequence ATGGCATCCAGTTTGGGCACCACAATAAGAAGAAAGAGGGAAAAGGTTTCTAGTCTTGAGATGACCTCATCCAGTTTGTCCACGGACCACTGCAAGCCCAAGCTGTGGAACTACTACACAAAGCTTGGAGATACCTGCGTGGAATGTAAGGTCTGCAGGAAGCAGCTGTCTTCCCAAAACAGCACCGCAGCCATGCGGGAGCACCTCGTGAAGAGGCACAGCCTCCGTAGCATTGGCATTCCTCAAACTAAGGAACAACCCGAGCTTGATTACCATGAACAAGAAGGGGCGGCTAAGAGGTTGCGACAAGCAGTGCCCATTAATGGCTTCTGCCCGTCGGTCTCGGAGTCACAGCCGCAGGTAATCGCTGACCTGATATTGGAGATGATCTACCGGGACCTTCATCCTCTTTCGGTAGTGGAAGATAAGGGCTTTGGTCTCCTCCTTGGCTACTTGGAACCAAATGTCGACCCTCCAAGCTCAACACAACTTGCGGATATGTTGTGGCACAAATACACCATCGTGAAACAGCAAGTCAAGTGTTGTCTCCAGTCTGCCCTCTCCGTGGTCCTCTCCATTGAAAGCTGGGATGACCATTCCAAGAAGTCCTGCCTCAGCATTACCGCAAATGTCATTGACAGTGAGTGGAGGTTATGTAGGTACTTGCTGGAAACACAACACGTTCTCCCAACCAAGACTGATGACAACTTGACGGAACGATTGTATTTGGTCCTGACAGAGTTTGGATTATCTAGTAACCTCGTGTTATGTGTTGTATACGATCGATCAGTGTCGTTGACCGCTCATGCCCAATCTTTAAAAGATACTTACGGGTGGGCCAGTCTCTGCTGCACTTCCCACGTGCTACAGCTTTGTGTGCAAGCGGGGCTGGAGGTCCAGGAAGTGAAGGAAGTGTTAGGTGCAGCCAGAGGGTTGGTGAGCTACTTCCAAGAGGACTTCAAGGCCAGTTGTTACCTCAATGCCAAGCTGGAAGCTATGAACAAGCCCAGGCTGGTCATGgacacagagaggtactggattaGCACTTTAGAGATGTGTCAGAGTTTGTTAGACCTTAAGTGGGCAATCCTTTCAGTTTTGGAGGAACGGGGGGCAAAGAACTTGTCGGGGCAGCACTGGAAGTTGCTGCAAGACTTGGTGCCCATGTTGAAGACTATATGGATTGCAGCGGCCTTCTTGCAGGAAGAACAGAATGCTTCCATTTCATGCTTGATGCCCTGTGTTCATGGTATTTTTACCACCATCGGGCAAACATccgagggtggcagcagtgttatTAAAGCTGTCGCCTGTGAAATACGCTCCGAGATCTGTCGACACTGGGATATGATGGATGAAGGGAAACTAATAACCAACCCTTCTGCAGTTGCCTCCTTTTTGGACCCTCGCTTCAAAGAGTTGAGGTTCCTTAAACCATGGGCTAGAGGAGAGCTGCACACCGTAGTGAGAAACATGCTCTCACAGATGTGCGAGCCATGCGCCCCTCACCGCTCCTGGATACCAAGCAGCTGTGCCATTGAAAGTGGTATGGAGACCCTTCCATTGCCTGTTCAGAAGGACAAAGGGCCCATTGTTGGGTCTGAAAAAGTCTATGATCTTCTACTTGGAAGAGATCCAACGGAGAATATGCCTGATGCTCACCAGCAGTTGGAGAACTACATAGTGGAACCTGTCTGCAAACGTACCACGGACCCTCTAGCGTGGTGGAACAGTAAACACCACCGCTTCCCGACACTGGCTCGATTAGCCCGGCAATATCTTGTTATACCGGCCACTGCTGTGAAGCCGGACCATGCTTTTAGCACAGTATTTGACCCACTGGAGAAGCGCCGCGCTGCTCTGGAAGCCAAGTATATGGACCAGATCCTTTTCTTACACCAGAATAAGGACTTGGTAGAATGGAGCATGAAACCAAATGTCTGA